A genomic region of Paenibacillus sp. PL2-23 contains the following coding sequences:
- a CDS encoding carbohydrate-binding domain-containing protein: MKSKTLHTAGAVTMALWITLAAAGCSESGERVTVTTNQGLAADGSAPEVIVGSEESEVAAGTTVSEVSDYFSERDLVQTADLANAASIELESGQDVRITEEGVYVLGGDVSNVTVVVEAADDAKVQLVLDGVAITNVDAPAIYVKAADKVFVTTTDSSSSMEVTGSYTADGEGNLDAVIFSRADLTLNGTGSLAIIAPTGNGIASKDDLRITGGEYTIEAAADGLEANDAIKIHDGILTIQSGKDALHSENEEDASLGYVYMEGGTLQISAVDDAIRANSYVRIDGGTINIEMSQEGIEANYITINDGQITLYAKDDGINASAKVDAPVGIEVNGGTIHVEVGSGDTDAFDSNGNLYINGGIITVEASSAFDFDGEGGLNGGNVTVNGATITELTASRGGGMGMGMGGRR; encoded by the coding sequence ATGAAATCCAAAACATTACATACAGCAGGTGCCGTTACGATGGCGTTATGGATAACCTTAGCGGCTGCGGGGTGCTCTGAGTCAGGGGAACGCGTGACCGTAACGACAAACCAGGGTTTAGCAGCAGATGGATCGGCACCGGAAGTGATCGTCGGTTCGGAGGAATCGGAGGTTGCTGCGGGGACGACCGTCTCCGAGGTTTCGGACTATTTTAGCGAAAGAGATCTCGTGCAAACGGCAGACCTGGCGAACGCTGCCTCGATTGAACTGGAAAGCGGTCAGGATGTGAGGATCACGGAGGAAGGGGTCTATGTGCTTGGCGGCGATGTCTCCAATGTGACGGTTGTGGTGGAAGCAGCCGACGATGCCAAAGTCCAGCTGGTTCTGGACGGAGTCGCGATAACGAATGTAGATGCGCCGGCTATATATGTGAAGGCTGCCGACAAAGTATTTGTTACGACCACAGACAGCAGCAGCTCTATGGAGGTGACGGGCAGCTATACGGCAGATGGAGAAGGTAATCTGGATGCCGTTATTTTCTCAAGAGCCGATCTGACGCTGAACGGAACGGGGAGCTTGGCTATTATAGCGCCTACAGGCAACGGTATTGCTTCCAAGGATGATCTGAGAATTACTGGAGGCGAATATACCATTGAAGCCGCTGCCGACGGCTTGGAGGCCAATGATGCGATCAAGATTCACGATGGAATCCTCACCATCCAATCAGGCAAGGATGCCTTGCATAGCGAGAATGAAGAGGATGCTTCTCTGGGATATGTCTACATGGAAGGCGGCACCTTGCAGATATCCGCTGTAGACGATGCAATCCGCGCCAACAGCTACGTTCGAATAGATGGAGGCACAATTAACATTGAGATGTCTCAGGAGGGCATTGAAGCTAACTATATTACCATCAATGATGGTCAAATCACGTTATATGCGAAGGATGACGGCATTAACGCGTCGGCGAAGGTTGATGCGCCTGTAGGGATTGAAGTGAATGGCGGAACCATTCATGTAGAGGTGGGCAGCGGTGATACGGACGCATTTGATTCCAATGGCAATCTCTATATTAATGGAGGAATCATAACGGTAGAAGCTTCATCTGCTTTTGACTTTGATGGCGAGGGTGGATTAAACGGCGGCAATGTGACGGTCAATGGCGCAACGATTACCGAGCTAACCGCATCCCGAGGCGGCGGTATGGGGATGGGTATGGGTGGTCGACGATAG